From Pseudomonas poae, the proteins below share one genomic window:
- a CDS encoding CoA-acylating methylmalonate-semialdehyde dehydrogenase, whose product MSLIQHLINGELVNDSGRSADVYNPSTGQVIHQVPLASRETIQQAIDSAKAAFPAWRNTPPAKRAQVMFRFKQLLEQNEARISQLISEEHGKTLEDAAGELKRGIENVEYACSAPEILKGEYSRNVGPNIDAWSDFQPLGVVAGITPFNFPAMVPLWMYPLAIVCGNCFILKPSERDPSSTLLIAQLLQEAGLPKGVLSVVHGDKGAVDALIEAPEVKALSFVGSTPIAEYIYSEATKRGKRVQALGGAKNHAVLMPDADLDNAVSALMGAAYGSCGERCMAISVAVCVGDQVADALIAKLVPQVKALKIGAGTSCGLDMGPLVTGQARDRVSGYIEDGVSSGAKLVVDGRGLSVAGHEEGFFLGGSLFDHVTPEMRIYKEEIFGPVLCVVRVDSLEAAMQLINDHEYGNGTCIFTRDGEAARLFCDEIEVGMVGVNVPLPVPVAYHSFGGWKRSLFGDLHAYGPDGVRFYTRRKAITQRWPQRASHEASQFAFPSL is encoded by the coding sequence ATGAGCCTTATCCAACATTTGATCAACGGTGAGTTGGTCAATGACAGTGGCCGTAGCGCCGACGTGTATAACCCGTCCACCGGCCAGGTGATTCACCAGGTGCCGTTGGCCAGTCGTGAAACTATTCAACAGGCGATCGACTCGGCCAAGGCGGCGTTCCCGGCCTGGCGTAATACGCCGCCGGCCAAGCGTGCCCAGGTGATGTTTCGTTTCAAGCAATTGCTGGAGCAGAACGAAGCGCGTATCTCGCAGCTGATCAGCGAAGAGCATGGCAAGACCCTGGAAGACGCTGCGGGCGAATTGAAGCGCGGGATCGAGAACGTGGAGTACGCGTGCTCGGCGCCGGAGATTCTGAAGGGCGAGTACAGCCGCAACGTAGGACCGAATATTGACGCGTGGTCGGATTTCCAGCCGCTGGGCGTGGTGGCGGGTATCACGCCGTTCAACTTCCCGGCGATGGTGCCGTTGTGGATGTACCCGCTGGCGATCGTCTGCGGTAACTGCTTTATCCTCAAGCCTTCGGAGCGTGATCCGAGTTCTACGCTGCTTATTGCTCAGTTGCTGCAGGAAGCCGGCCTGCCTAAAGGTGTGCTGAGCGTAGTGCATGGCGACAAGGGCGCGGTGGATGCGCTGATCGAAGCACCGGAAGTCAAAGCCCTGAGCTTTGTGGGCTCGACGCCGATTGCCGAGTACATCTATTCCGAAGCGACCAAGCGCGGCAAGCGTGTGCAAGCGCTGGGTGGGGCGAAGAACCACGCGGTGCTGATGCCGGACGCGGACCTGGACAACGCGGTGAGTGCGTTGATGGGCGCGGCTTATGGTTCCTGTGGTGAGCGTTGCATGGCGATCTCGGTGGCCGTGTGCGTGGGTGATCAAGTGGCGGATGCGTTGATCGCCAAGCTGGTACCGCAGGTCAAGGCATTGAAGATTGGTGCAGGCACATCCTGTGGCCTGGATATGGGGCCGTTGGTGACGGGCCAGGCGCGGGACAGAGTCAGTGGCTATATAGAAGACGGTGTTTCTTCGGGCGCCAAGTTGGTAGTGGATGGTCGCGGGCTGAGCGTTGCTGGCCACGAGGAGGGGTTCTTCCTGGGTGGCAGTCTGTTTGATCATGTGACGCCTGAAATGCGTATCTACAAAGAAGAGATCTTTGGGCCGGTGCTGTGCGTGGTGCGGGTGGATAGCCTGGAAGCGGCGATGCAGCTGATCAACGATCACGAATACGGTAACGGTACGTGTATCTTCACCCGTGACGGTGAAGCGGCTCGGCTGTTCTGTGACGAGATTGAAGTGGGCATGGTGGGCGTTAACGTTCCACTGCCGGTACCGGTGGCGTATCACAGCTTCGGTGGCTGGAAGCGTTCGCTGTTTGGCGATTTGCACGCCTATGGGCCGGATGGGGTGCGTTTCTATACCCGTCGCAAGGCGATTACCCAGCGCTGGCCGCAACGGGCCAGTCATGAAGCTTCGCAATTTGCCTTCCCTAGCCTGTAA
- a CDS encoding paraquat-inducible protein A — protein MRAIDAGILICTECHELNKQEPDTDEQLCTRCGALIHARRPNSLTRTWALLITAAILYIPANLLPIMTINSLGQGDPSTIMAGVIQLVQHGMFPIAAVVFIASILVPTFKLVGIGLLLFSVQRHQPLSAQQRIVMYRFIEFIGRWSMLDIFVIAILVAVVNFGRLASVEANLGAAAFASVVILTMLAAVTFDPRLIWDNTESDDDHE, from the coding sequence ATGCGGGCGATTGATGCAGGCATTCTGATTTGTACCGAATGCCATGAGTTGAACAAGCAAGAGCCGGACACCGATGAGCAACTCTGCACCCGTTGCGGTGCGCTGATCCATGCCCGCCGTCCTAACAGCCTCACTCGTACCTGGGCGTTGTTGATCACGGCGGCCATTCTGTATATCCCGGCCAATTTGTTACCCATTATGACTATCAACTCCCTTGGCCAGGGCGACCCCAGTACCATCATGGCCGGGGTGATCCAACTGGTGCAGCACGGCATGTTCCCGATTGCCGCAGTCGTGTTCATCGCCAGCATCCTGGTGCCGACCTTCAAGCTGGTGGGCATTGGTCTGCTACTGTTCTCGGTGCAGCGTCATCAGCCGCTGTCCGCGCAACAACGCATTGTGATGTATCGCTTTATCGAATTCATTGGCCGCTGGTCCATGCTGGATATCTTCGTGATCGCCATTCTGGTGGCGGTTGTAAACTTTGGGCGGCTTGCCAGTGTCGAGGCCAACCTCGGCGCTGCGGCGTTCGCCAGTGTGGTCATCTTGACGATGCTTGCCGCAGTAACTTTCGATCCCCGACTGATTTGGGATAACACGGAGTCGGACGACGACCATGAGTGA
- a CDS encoding paraquat-inducible protein A has translation MPDPVDALEVSDLPLDDLVACHECDLLMRKPTLALGEKAQCPRCGYELYAHRHNVVERSLALVLAALLLYIPANFLPIMQLNLLGQSSEDTVWSGVVGLFDTGMQGVAAVVFLCSMGIPLLKLLCQLAVLLSIRWKIGRSYGLLLYRIYHHMKDWGMLEVYLMGVLVAIVKLADMASITIGLGLVCFVSLLMVQVLLEVVMSPHQIWQALSGEDDHAGD, from the coding sequence ATGCCCGATCCGGTTGATGCCCTTGAGGTGTCGGATTTACCACTGGACGATCTGGTGGCGTGCCATGAGTGCGACTTGCTGATGCGCAAACCAACGCTCGCCCTCGGCGAAAAAGCCCAATGCCCACGTTGCGGTTACGAGCTGTACGCTCACCGCCACAATGTCGTTGAGCGCAGCCTTGCCTTGGTACTCGCCGCGCTGTTGCTGTACATCCCCGCGAACTTTTTACCCATCATGCAGCTCAATTTACTCGGGCAGTCCTCGGAGGACACCGTGTGGAGCGGCGTTGTCGGCCTGTTTGATACGGGTATGCAAGGCGTCGCTGCCGTTGTGTTCCTGTGCAGCATGGGGATTCCCTTGCTCAAACTGCTCTGCCAACTGGCCGTACTGCTCAGCATTCGCTGGAAGATTGGCCGCAGCTATGGATTGCTGCTGTACCGCATCTACCATCACATGAAAGATTGGGGGATGTTGGAGGTCTACTTGATGGGCGTACTGGTGGCTATCGTAAAGCTCGCCGACATGGCCTCCATCACGATTGGCCTGGGCTTGGTCTGCTTCGTGAGTCTATTAATGGTTCAGGTACTGCTTGAGGTGGTGATGTCGCCCCACCAGATCTGGCAAGCGCTGTCAGGAGAGGATGATCATGCGGGCGATTGA